From Streptomyces sp. NBC_01460, a single genomic window includes:
- a CDS encoding Ldh family oxidoreductase, with translation MNDTPAPTPGKTLVHTEDLLEFAASLLEKGGLSAEHARTTADVFVWAARRGVDSHGTARVPAYLDLLAKGVANARPEITVESTTPAAAVLDADRAPGPVALTAAAEEAVSRARTNGIATVGVRRTVHTGAIGYYVSKIAEQGLIGIGFVSGMPNMGYTGVKGAAVATAPLAVAVPGGSRAPLLLDMATATIALGKIRQARASGTPLPEGAAATEDGTPTTDPEKAVMPLPLGGVKGSGMSLAFELLTGVLVGAPVFSSFHSDDPQGRKHRQNALLIAVDPSAFGDAGEFAEAVDATLGTLKELPVAEGASGVFYPGERSAALSAERGRSGVPVAPKVWRDLLERAQALGVVPPEPVGDAG, from the coding sequence ATGAACGACACCCCTGCTCCCACGCCGGGCAAGACGCTCGTCCACACCGAGGACCTGCTGGAATTCGCCGCCTCCCTCCTGGAGAAGGGAGGCCTGAGCGCCGAGCACGCCCGCACCACCGCGGACGTCTTCGTATGGGCCGCCCGGCGCGGAGTCGACTCGCACGGCACCGCCCGCGTCCCCGCCTACCTCGACCTGCTCGCCAAGGGGGTCGCGAACGCCCGGCCCGAGATCACCGTGGAGTCCACGACGCCTGCCGCCGCCGTCCTGGACGCCGACCGTGCGCCGGGACCGGTCGCCCTCACCGCCGCGGCGGAGGAGGCGGTGAGCCGGGCCAGGACGAACGGCATCGCCACCGTCGGCGTCCGCCGTACCGTCCACACCGGCGCCATCGGCTACTACGTCTCCAAGATCGCCGAACAGGGACTGATCGGCATCGGGTTCGTCTCCGGCATGCCCAACATGGGCTACACCGGCGTGAAGGGCGCGGCCGTGGCGACGGCCCCGCTCGCCGTCGCCGTGCCCGGCGGGAGCCGCGCGCCGCTGCTCCTCGACATGGCGACGGCCACCATCGCGCTCGGGAAGATCCGTCAGGCCAGGGCGAGCGGGACCCCGCTTCCCGAGGGGGCCGCCGCCACCGAGGACGGCACGCCGACGACCGACCCGGAGAAGGCGGTCATGCCGCTGCCGCTGGGCGGCGTCAAGGGGTCCGGGATGTCGCTCGCCTTCGAACTGCTCACCGGTGTGCTGGTCGGGGCGCCCGTCTTCTCGTCCTTCCACTCGGACGACCCGCAGGGGCGCAAGCACCGGCAGAACGCGCTGCTGATCGCGGTGGACCCCTCGGCGTTCGGCGACGCGGGGGAGTTCGCCGAGGCCGTGGACGCCACCCTGGGCACCCTCAAGGAACTCCCGGTGGCGGAGGGCGCCTCGGGCGTCTTCTACCCGGGCGAGCGCTCGGCCGCTCTGTCGGCGGAGCGCGGACGCTCGGGTGTGCCGGTGGCGCCGAAGGTGTGGCGGGACCTCCTGGAGCGGGCCCAGGCCCTCGGCGTCGTACCGCCGGAGCCCGTGGGCGACGCCGGCTGA
- a CDS encoding YncE family protein, translating to MTSSPLRSRRTVTRAAIALVVAAGSTAALAGTASAHAAAGTVTVAPLVKGLYQSSYSERNNVLWTTSAVGRPPVLASSLLKVDPKTLKVKQTITPPVTDAATGALEAVYGVAVDDEHNTVWTTNTRNNTVAVYSQRTGAHLATLPNVGHAREIVVDERHDTVWASAFADGTLVAFDSKTLKEKKRVTVAGSSPTGLVVNERTGTAYAADLNGDQVIEVGAKSATPRLIPAGDGPISIALSKNGRTAYTANQTGGDLSVIDLKKGLVTKSVATGAGALSVAGDDRTGNIVVVNRTAATATVVDPRKGSIVRTVTTGANPNHVTVADGTAYVVDKSGAGLDGADQVHSFRVTR from the coding sequence ATGACCTCGTCCCCCCTCAGAAGCCGTCGCACCGTCACCCGCGCCGCCATCGCGCTCGTCGTGGCCGCCGGTAGCACGGCCGCACTCGCGGGCACCGCCTCCGCGCACGCCGCGGCCGGCACCGTCACGGTCGCGCCGCTCGTGAAGGGCCTGTACCAGTCCTCGTACTCCGAGCGGAACAACGTCCTGTGGACCACGTCCGCCGTGGGCCGCCCGCCGGTCCTCGCCTCCAGCCTGCTCAAGGTGGACCCGAAGACCCTCAAGGTGAAGCAGACCATCACCCCGCCGGTCACCGACGCGGCCACGGGCGCGCTGGAGGCCGTCTACGGCGTGGCCGTGGACGACGAGCACAACACCGTCTGGACGACGAACACCCGCAACAACACCGTCGCCGTCTACAGCCAGCGCACCGGCGCGCACCTCGCGACCCTCCCGAACGTGGGCCACGCGCGGGAGATCGTCGTCGACGAGCGCCACGACACGGTGTGGGCGAGCGCGTTCGCCGACGGCACCCTCGTCGCCTTCGACTCGAAGACCCTCAAGGAGAAGAAGCGGGTCACCGTCGCCGGGTCCTCCCCGACCGGCCTGGTCGTGAACGAGCGCACCGGCACCGCCTACGCCGCGGACCTCAACGGCGACCAGGTCATCGAGGTCGGCGCCAAGTCCGCGACCCCGCGGCTCATCCCCGCCGGCGACGGCCCCATCTCGATCGCGCTGTCCAAGAACGGCAGGACGGCGTACACCGCCAACCAGACCGGTGGCGACCTCTCGGTGATCGACCTGAAGAAGGGCCTCGTCACCAAGTCCGTCGCCACGGGCGCGGGCGCGCTGTCCGTCGCCGGCGACGACCGCACGGGCAACATCGTGGTCGTCAACCGCACCGCCGCCACGGCGACGGTCGTCGACCCGCGCAAGGGCAGCATTGTCCGGACCGTCACCACCGGCGCCAACCCCAACCACGTCACGGTGGCCGACGGCACGGCCTACGTGGTCGACAAGTCCGGAGCCGGCCTCGACGGCGCGGACCAGGTGCACAGCTTCCGCGTCACCCGCTGA